In Thermofilaceae archaeon, the genomic stretch TCTAACGGACGAGAAGGGCGTCATCCGCCACGAAGTGGTCAGAGCATTGGAGATGCTGAGAGAGCGGGGCGTTAGCGTGCTGATCGTCTCGGGGGCCTCCTACCCGGCTGTATCAACGCTGGCCTACTACCTGCCCGTCACTAGGCTGGCTGTCGCCGAGAACGGCGGGGTAGTGGGGTTTAGAGGCGACTATAGGCTCCTAGCACCCATCGAGGACAAAGAGGCGATCCTCAAGATCGTCGGGGAGGAGCTGAACGGCGTGCTCCTCAACAGCTGGCAGAACGAGTTCAGGTTCGTCGACCTAGCCTTCCACCCGCCGCCCAACCTGAGCCGGGAGGAGGCTGTGGAGAGGGCTGCGCGCGTCCTCGAGCCGAGGGGGTTCGAGGTCGTCGATAGCGGCTGGGCGATCCACGTCCACAGGAAGGGGGTCAATAAGGCTCGAGGCCTACTGGAGGCCTGCAGGATGCTGAACATCGACCCATCCCTGGTCGCAGCAGTCGGGGATAGCGAGGTCGACATCCCGATGTTCGAGGTCGCCGGCGTAAGCGTAGCGCTCGCCAACGCTCCCGCTCGGGTTAGGGAGAAGGCCACGTACACGGTGGAAGGCGACTTCTACAGGGGCTTCCTCGAGGCGATCAGGCTCCTCGAGAGGAAGGGCCTCCTCTAAGCATATAAGTGGGATGCATAGAAACCTACACCAGTGAACCTGGATTTAGCCTTCAAGGTTGTAACCGTCAGCGCCTCCGGAGCCCTAGCTCCTGGGCCCCTAACAGCCGCGACAGCCGCCCTGGGGGCTAGAAAGGGCTGGAAAGCCGGGGTCGGGGTAGCGGTGGGCCACACGATCGTCGAGTTCCCCCTCGTCCTCTCCATCGCTTACGGGCTCGGCGGCCTACTCGATAGCCCCGCCTCGAGGCTCCTCCTGGGAGTGGCGGGCGGAGCCTTCATGCTCTTCTTCGGCTACCTCACGCTAACATCCTCCCTGAAGCCCAACCTCGACCCGAAGGAATCTCACAGGATGAGGGGGCCGCTCGCCACCGGGGTTGCTCTCTCGCTCTTCAACCCCTTCTTCATCGTCTGGTGGCTGGGTGTGGGCTCACCCCTGGTAGCTGAAGCCCTTCAGGGC encodes the following:
- a CDS encoding phosphoglycolate phosphatase; translated protein: MGRISCLAVDLDGTLTDEKGVIRHEVVRALEMLRERGVSVLIVSGASYPAVSTLAYYLPVTRLAVAENGGVVGFRGDYRLLAPIEDKEAILKIVGEELNGVLLNSWQNEFRFVDLAFHPPPNLSREEAVERAARVLEPRGFEVVDSGWAIHVHRKGVNKARGLLEACRMLNIDPSLVAAVGDSEVDIPMFEVAGVSVALANAPARVREKATYTVEGDFYRGFLEAIRLLERKGLL
- a CDS encoding LysE family transporter yields the protein MNLDLAFKVVTVSASGALAPGPLTAATAALGARKGWKAGVGVAVGHTIVEFPLVLSIAYGLGGLLDSPASRLLLGVAGGAFMLFFGYLTLTSSLKPNLDPKESHRMRGPLATGVALSLFNPFFIVWWLGVGSPLVAEALQGGRAGILAFYLTHVWLDYAWLTIVAAAGSLSRMNTKAYRVILAALALLVVYFGASMLAEVALQALGAYG